The Paracoccus sp. SCSIO 75233 nucleotide sequence TCCTCGCCCTCCGGCAATTCCAGCACGAGCGCCTTGATGAAGGTCGCCACGTTGTCATTCGAACGGACGGTGCATTCCCATTTCTTGACGCCGAACACCTCTTCGGGGACAACGATGTCCATGTCCTGCTTGACCGAGACCTGACAGGATAGCCGGTCGCCATTCGCCGCCTCCCGCTTGGTGATATGGCTCTCCTCCGTCGGCAGGATGGAGCCGCCGCCCGACAGCACCTGCACCCGGCACTGCGCACAGGTGCCGCCGCCGCCGCAGGCCGATGAGACGAACAGTTTCTGCGAGGCAAGCGTCTGCAACAGCTTGCCGCCCGCCGGGACGGATATGGTCTTTTCGCCGTTGATGGTGATGTTGACGTCGCCGGACGAGACCAGTTTGGAGCGCGCCAGCAGAATGATCGTCACCAGCGCGAGGACGATGATGGTGAACAGCAAAATGCCGAGCGTGAAGGTTTCCATATCGCTGGACCCCTTTTCAGAGTTTCACGCCGGAGAAGGACATGAACGCCATGGCCATCAATCCAGCGGTAATGAAGGTAATGCCGAGACCCTGCAGGCCGTCGGGAATATCGGAATATTTCAGCTTCTCGCGCACCCCGGCCATCGCGGTAATCGCCAGCGCCCAGCCAAGGCCCGACGACATGCCGTAAACCACGGATTCGGGGAAGTTGTAATCCCGCTCCACCATGAACAGCGAGCCGCCCAGAATGGCGCAGTTCACCGTGATGAGCGGCAGGAAGATACCCAAAGCGTTGTAAAGTGGCGGGAAATATTTATCGAGCGCCATCTCAAGTATCTGGACCATCGCCGCGATGACGCCGATATAGCAGATCAGCCCCAGAAAGGTCAGATCGACATCCGGGAACCCGGCCCAGGCAAGCGCGCCGGGTTTCAGCAGATAGGTCAGCAGTAGATTGTTGGTCGGTACGGTGATGG carries:
- the nqrE gene encoding NADH:ubiquinone reductase (Na(+)-transporting) subunit E; the protein is MDGLLSLAVKAIFVENMALAFFLGMCTFLAVSKKISTAIGLGISVVVVQAITVPTNNLLLTYLLKPGALAWAGFPDVDLTFLGLICYIGVIAAMVQILEMALDKYFPPLYNALGIFLPLITVNCAILGGSLFMVERDYNFPESVVYGMSSGLGWALAITAMAGVREKLKYSDIPDGLQGLGITFITAGLMAMAFMSFSGVKL